Sequence from the Actinocatenispora sera genome:
CCCGGTCGGACGCGGTCGGGTACGCCGGACGCGGCCGGGTACGGCCGGGCCGCACTCTGGATCCGGTCAGCGGGCGCCGAGGGCGGCGGCGTAGACCTCGCGGCGGGGCAGGCCGAACTCGGCCGCGACCGCGTCCACGGCGTCGCGCCGGGACATCCCGGTGGCCTGCCGCTCGGCGACCAGCGCGGCGAGCTCCGCCGCGTCGCGTACCACCGGCTCCGCCGCGGGAGCGCCCGCCACCACCAGGGTGATCTCACCGCGCGGCGGATCGTCGGCCGCCCCGGCGGACAGCTCGCCGAGCCCGCCGCGGCGCACCTGCTCGTACGTCTTGGTCAGCTCCCGGCACAGCGCGCCGGGCCGGTCTGGACCGAACGCGGCGGCCAGGTCGGTCAGCGTGTCCGCGATGCGGTGCGGCGACTCGAAGAACACCAGGGTCCGCCGCTCGGCGGCGAGTTCGGCGAACCGGCTCCGCCGCTCGGTCGTCTTGCGCGGCGGAAACCCCTCGAAACAGAACCTGTCGCTGGGCAGCCCGGACACCGCGAGCGCGGTGGTGACCGCGCTCGGCCCAGGTACCGCGGTCACCGGCACGTCCGCCTCGATCGCCGCCCGCACCAGCCGGTACCCGGGGTCGGACACGCTCGGCATGCCGGCGTCGGTGATCAGGGTGAGGTGCGTACCGCCGGTCAGCTCGGCGAGCAGTTCCGGGGTGCGGCGCGCCTCGTTGCCCTCGAAGTACGACACGACCCGCGGCAGCGTGATCCCCAGCTCGGCGGCGAGCCGGCGCACCCGCCGGGTGTCCTCGGCGGCGACCAGGTCGGCGTCGGCCAGCGCGGCCCGGAGCCGTTCGCTGGCGTCGGCGACGTTGCCCAGCGGCGCCCCGGCCAGCACCAGCAGTCCCGTGCCGTCCCGGCGTGTGTGCACCGTCTCACCTCTCGGTTCCTCGCTTGCCGGCGGCCGCGGCTGGACCGCCGACGACCGAACACGTGGGCGTCGCGACGTGGTTGGTCGAGTCAGCCTACGATCGTCGGGTGCCCGTGACCGAGTTGACAGTCGAGTCCGCTCCCGATCAGGCGGCGACGGCCGACGGCCCCGGCGGCGTCGGTGCCGATGTGCGGCGCCGGCTGCACCCCCCGATGCCGTCCGACCGGCTGGTGTCCTGGCTGGTCACGGCCGGGATCGCGGCGATCGCGGCGACGCTGCGGCTGATCGGCCTCGGCTTCCCGAAGACGAAGATCTTCGACGAGATCTACTACGCGACCGATGCGCACCACCTGGTGTTGCACGGGGTGGAGTGGGACGACAAGACCAACTCCGGCTCGTTCATCGCGCACCCGCCGCTGGGCAAGTGGATCATCGGCCTGGGCGAGCAGATCTTCGGCTACAACGCGATCGGCTGGCGGATCACCTCGGTGGTGGCCGGGGTGATCGCGGTGGTGCTGGTGATCCGGCTGGGCCGGCGGATGTTCCGCTCGACGCTGCTCGGCGCCGTGGCCGGGCTGTTGATGACGCTGGACGGGATGGCGTTCGTGTCCAGCCGGGTCGGCCTGCTGGACATCTTCCTGATGCTGTTCGTGCTCGCCGGGTTCGCCTGCGCGGTCATGGACCGGGAGCAGAGCCGGCGCCGCTGGCTGGCGTTCCTGGACGGCGGCGGCGACCCCGAGCACGGCCGGCCGCGGCACGGCATCCCGTGGTGGCGGCTGTCCGGCGCGGCGCTGCTCGGCTGCGGCATGGCGGTCAAGTGGAGCGCCCTGTGGTACATCGTGCTGTTCGTGGTGCTGATCTACGTGTGGGAGGCGCACACCCGGCGCAGCGCCGGCATGCGGCATCCGTGGCGGGACGCCCTGCTGGACGAGTTCGGTTGGCTGCTCGCGTCGCTCGCGATCTTCACCGTCGTCTACGTGGCGAGCTGGGCTGGCTGGTTCGCCAACGACCACAGCTGGGACCGGCACTGGCTGCGAGACCACGACCACCCGGAGCCGCCGCTGATCGGCTCGCTGTACAACCTGTTCCAGTACCACCGGGACATCCTGGCGTTCCACACCGGGCTGACCACCAAGCACGACTACCAGTCGTGGCCGATGCAGTGGCTCACGCTGGGCCGGCCGGTGGCGTACTACTACAACGGCGACGGGCTGTGCGCCGCGTCGCAGTGCTCGGCGGAGATCCTGCTGCTGGGTACCCCGGTGCTGTGGTGGGCGTTCATCCCCACGCTGGTGGCGGTGGCCTGGTGGTCGATCGCCAAGCGCGACTGGCGCGGCTGGTTCGTGCTGCTGACCTCGGCCGCCGGCATCCTGCCGTGGGTCTACTACGAGTTCAGCGATCACCGCACCATGTTCTACTTCTACGCGCTGCCGTCCGAGCCGTTCCTGGTGCTCGCGGTGACGATGGCGCTGGGGATGATCATGGGCGGGCCGCGGGCCCGGCCGGAACGCCGGCTCGGGGGCACCCTGGTCGCCGGCGGGTTCGTCGCGCTGGTGGCACTGTGCTTTCTGTACTTCTACCCGATCTACGTTGGGGAGACCATCACGTACTCGCAGTGGTACGCGAGGATGTGGCTGGGAAACAAATGGATCTGACGGACACCGCAGGTGTCGCCTAGGTCCAAGCGCGGTTAGATTTCCCTCACGGGTCGGTGCGTCGCACCTGCCGGCGGATCGATCCGTGACCGACGCCCTTCCGCGCTGGACGCTGCGCCAGGGCGGCAACGACAAGCAGGGCGGCCCCCGGCCGGTGCTTCGCCGGGCCGGGTCGTCGAAGGGAGTGTGCGGTGCCGGACGCCGACGAGACGCCGAACGCGCTCGGACCGCTGCGTGCCGAGCTCGTCGTCATCCGCGCGCAGCTCGCCGCGCTCAGCCACCTACCCGACCGGCTGGCCGAACTGCACAAGTCGGTGGCCCGGGAGCAGGAGCGGGCCGCCTTCCGCGAGGAGATCATCGACCGGCTGCACTCGGAGAACCAGCAGCTGCGGCGCAGCGAGGTCGAGGCGGCGCTCGAGCCCGTCCGCGCCGGCCTGTACCGGCTGTACGACTACGCCCGGCGCGAGTCCGACCGCTGGGCGCTCGCCGGCAAAGAGAACCCCGACCAGCACGACCCGCAGTCCGACGCCTCGCTGTACGCGATGTTCGCCGGGCAGGTGGGTGCGCTGTTCGCGGCGTTCGCCGAGGAGACCATCGAGGTGCTGGGCCGCACCGGGGTGGAGCCGTTCGACGTGGCCAAGGGCGAGCGGTACGACATGGCGTTGCACCGGCCCGTGGACACGGTGCCGGTCGACGATCCCGCCTGGGACGGCCTCGTGGTAGAGACGGTGTCGAGCGGTTTCGTGCGCGGTGAGCAGATCGCCCGCCGGGCCGACGTGGTGGTGGCACAACTGACCGGGCGCTGACGCGGGGATCAGGCGCCGAGCGAACCGGAAGAGAAAGCGAACAGCGTGGCTGTCTTCGGCATTGACCTGGGCACGACCTACTCGAGTGTCGCGTACCTCGACGCGACGGGTCGCCCGACCGTGATCCGTAGCCGGGAAGGCGACGACTCGACCCCGTCGGCGGTGTACTTCTCCACCGCCGACAGCGTCGTGGTCGGCACCAAGGCCAAGGACACCGCGGTACTGGAGCCCGACCTGGTGGTCGACCTGATCAAGCGAGAGCTGGGTCGGCACCTGACGCTGCGCATGCACGGCGAGTCGTTCAGTGCCGAAGAGGTGTCCGCGCTGATCCTGCGCCGGCTGGTGGCCGACGCGGCGGAGGCGACCGGCGAGCCGGTCACCGAGGCGGTGATCACTGTCCCCGCGTACTTCGGCCTGGCCGAGCGCGCCGCCACCCGCCGCGCCGGCGAGCTGGCCGGTCTGACCGTCATCGACGTGCTGTCCGAGCCGCTCGCCGCCGCCCTGTCGTACCGGGTCGGCGAGTCCGGCGGCGACAGCGCGATCCTGCTGTACGACCTGGGCGGCGGCACGTTCGACACCACCGTGGTACAGGTGTCGGCGGCCGGCCTGACCGAGATCGCCACCGGCGGCGACACCGAGCTCGGCGGCGTCGACTTCGACGAGCGGCTCGCCGAGTACGTGGTGGAGGCGTTCTGCACTGAGCACCCGGACGTGTCGCACCCGTTCGACTCGCCGGCCACAGTGCAGGACATCCGGGCGCGGGTCGAGGAAGGCAAGCGGCGGCTGTCGGACGAGGACGAGCACACCATCCGGATCATGCACGACGGCCGGGTCACCCGGGTGTCGATCACCCGGGAGAAGTTCCAGCAGCTCACCGCCGATCTGCTGGACCGCACCATCGAGGTGACCCGGCAGGTGTTGGCCGCCGCCGCGGATCGCGGCGTGGACCGGATCGACGAGGTGCTGCTGGTCGGCGGCTCGTCCCGGATGCCGGCCGTGGCCGAGCGGATCAGCACCGAGCTGGGGCACCGGCCGCGGCTGCACGACCCGGACCTGGCCGTCGCGCGCGGCGCCGCCTGGTACGCCTTCGAGGAGACCTACCGCCGGCTCGCCGCGTCCGGCGACGACACCGCGGCCGGCCGGATGGCGAGCCGCTCCGGGTTGTCCGCGGCGGCGGAGGAGCGGGTCGCCACCCAGGTGATCCGCCGGGTCACCGCCCGGGGGTACGCGCTGACGGCACGGCCCGGGTCCGCCCTCGCCGACGGCGCGCCGCTGGTCGAGGTGGTCGCGGCGCACGACGCGCTGCCCGCGACGGTGAGCAACGTGCTCGCCAGTACCGCCGCCGGGAGCGGGCAGCTCGACTTCACCCTGCTGGAGCAGACCGCCGCCGGCCAACCGTCCCAGTCGCGGTACGCGCCGGACGGGTACCGGGTGATCGGGGCCGGCGCGGTGCGCATCCCCGGTGACGCGCCGGCCGGCCACACCGCCACGCTCACCGTGCACCTGTCGGGTAGCGGCATCCCGACGCTGTCCGCCGTCGACGCCGACGGCGCGCCGACCCAGGTGGCGATGAACCTGGTCGGTCAGGGCACCGTACCGACCGCCGCGGCCCGCGACCGGATCGCCGCCATCAAGGTCACCTGACCCGCCCTCGCCCCAGGCCCCGCCGCTCGCCGCCCAGGGCCCGCGGTCGTGTTGATCAAGGGATTCGGTCACGTTGTGCCTGGAGCCGATTCGACGGCCCCTTGATCAACGCGCGGATCCCTTGATCAACGGCGCCGGGAGGGCGGCGGGGCGGTGGGCGGTGGGGCGGGGGTGCTCAGGCGAGGACGCCGTTGTTCTCCAGTTCGCTGTAGCGCTGCAGGACGTACTCGACCAGCGAGATCAGCACGCCCTTGCTGGAGTCGCGCCGCCGCGCGTCGCACAGCAGTACCGGTACCTGCGGGTCGAGGTCGAGCGCGACCCGCACGTCCTCCGGCCGGTACCGCTTGGCGCCGTCGAAGCAGTTCACCGCGACGATGAACGGCGTACCGCGCTGCTCGAAGTAGTCGACCGACGGGAAGCAGTCGGCGAGCCGGCGGGTGTCGGCCAGCACCACGGCGCCGACCGCGCCGAGCGACAGCTCGTCCCACATGAACCAGAACCGGTCCTGCCCCGGCGTACCGAACAGGTAGAGCACCAGGCCGTCGGTGAGGGTGATGCGACCGAAGTCCATCGCCACCGTGGTGGTGGTCTTCTGCTCGACGCCCTCGAGGTCGTCGATGCCGACGCTCTCGGCGGTGATGACCTCCTCGGTCCGCAGCGGCTCGATCTCGGACACCGAACCGACCATCGTCGTCTTGCCCGCACCGAAGCCGCCGGCGACCAGGATCTTGATCGCGTAGGGGATCTCGTCCACAGTAGACACTCCGTCGTCGTTCACAGCGCGCGCAGGCCGTTGATGGCGGCGCGCAGCACCCGCTTGGTCGGCGCCTTGGCCCCGGACATCGGCGACCGCACCTGTACGGCCCCCCGTACCCGCAGGTCGTCCAGCAGAATCCGGACCACCCCGACCGGCAGGTCGGCCCGGGCGGAGATCTCGGCCACCGAGACCGGCTGCCGGGCCAGGTTGAGGATGCCGCGATGCTCCGGCTCCAGCCCCTCGGTGGACACCGGCCCGTCCGCCGCGACGACCAGCGCAATCAGATCGAAATTGTCGGAGGAGGGCCGGGTCCGGCCGTGTGTCATCGCGTACGGGCGGACCAACGGTCCCGCGCCGTCCGGCGCCGCGTGCTGACTCACCGTGTCCCCCCGACCTACCGCGACACCGGTGCGTCGGCCTCGTCGGTACGTGCCGGCCGCACCGTCGTCCCCAGGTTGTTGCCGACCCGCTGGACCAGCAGGTTCATCTCGAACGCGACGAGCCCGATGTCGCTGTTCGCCTCGGCGAACACCGCCAGGCAGGCGCCGTGCCCGGCCGCGGTGACGAACAGGAACGCGGTGTCCATTTCGATCACCGTCTGCCGGATCTCGCCCGCCCCGAAGTGCCGGCCGGCACCGCGGGCCAGGCTCTGGAACCCGGACGCGACCGCGGCGAGGTGTTCCGCGTCGCCCCGGTCCAGCGCCCCGGACCGACCGATCAGCAGGCCGTCGGCGGACAGCAGCACCGCGTGCCTGATCTCCGCCACCCGCCGTACCAGGTCGTCCAGCAGCCAGTCGGCATCCGCGTTCGATGCCTGCGCGTGCTGCGTCATCAGCCGTCCCCCTACCGCTCTCAGCCTCGTTCGTGTCCTGTCCATCGGCCCCCTGCGTGGTGTCCGGCGCCGTCGGCGCCGGCGCCCGGGTCGCGTCGGCGCGCCGGCCGCGGAGGGTGCCCTGCTGGTACGAGCTCATCATCTGCCGGATCTCCTCCGGCGCGCGCCCGGCCGCCGGTGCCGCGTCCACGGGCGCGACCGGTACCGCCGCTTCGGCACGCAGTCCGGGGCCAGGCTGGCCTGCCGGACCCGGCGCGGCAGCCCCAGGTGGGTGTGTTCATCGTCCACATCGGACGGTATCGGCTCGACGGCGGGTACCGCAGCACCGGACGGCTCCGGGTCGGCGGCACGGATCGACTCCGCTGCCGAACCGAACTCGGCCGGCCGTGCCTGATCCGGACGGCCGGCCGACGTCGAGTCGAACGGCTCGACCGGCGTCGAGGACGGTGCGGCCGGGTCCGACACCGGCTCCTCCACCACCGGTGCCGGCACGGACTGTATCGCCGCCGGCGCCGGACCGGGCTCGGGCAGCGTCGGCCAGTCGTCGAATACCGGCCCGCTCTCGGCCACCGCCGCCGATGGCCCGGACTCGGCCGGCTCCGCCGCGGATTCGGTTGCGATCGCCGACGACCCGGACTCGGCCCGTGCCGCCCAGTCTTCTGTCGCGATGGGCAATGACCCGGACTCGGCTCGTGCCCCCGAGGACTCGGTCGCGATCGCCGACGACCCGGACTCGGCCACCGCAGCCGAGGGCCCGGTCGGGGCCGACGACGTCGCCGCCGACGACCCGGGCTCGGACACCGCCGCCGATGGGTCCGGCTCGGACGTCGCCGCCGAGAGGTCCGGGCCGGGCGCGGCCGTCGTGCTGTGGCGCTCCGCCGTCGGCGACGGGCGGCGGCGGGTCGGGGACGGCCGCGGCACCGGTACGGACGGGTCGGGCTCGGCGTGCGCACCGCGCGCCGCGCCGAGCGCGGCCAGCCGCGGCAGCCCGGACGACGTACCGGATTCGGACCGGTCGGCGCCGCGCCGGGTACCGGCGGCGACCAGTACCGGTGCGGCCGGGCGCTTGCCCGCCGGGCGCTCGCGCGGCTCGGCCGGCGGTTCGTCCTCGGCGCGCTCCACCAGTTCACCGGGCAGCAGCACGATCGCCGTGGTCCCGCCGTACGGGGAGGGGCGCAGCTGCACGTGGATGTCGTGCCGGGCGGCGAGCCGGGCCACGACGAACATGCCGAGCCGGGCGTCGTCGTTGAGCGCCAGCACGTCGAACGACGGCGGGTGGGCCAGCCACTCGTTGACCGAGTCGATGTCCGCGGTGGACATGCCCAGGCCGCGGTCCTCGATCTCGACCGCGAACCCCTTCGGTACCGGCTGGCCGGTGACGTTGACCCGGGTGTGCGGCGGCGAGAACGCGGTCGCGTTGTCGATCAGCTCGGCGACCAGGTGCACGACGTCGGAGATGACCGACCCGGCGAGCAGCGTGGTCGGGAACGGCAGGACGTGCACCCGCTCGTACTGTTCGACCTCGGAGGCGGCGCTGCGCAGCACGTCGAGCAGCGGCTTCGGCTCGGACCACACCCGGCCGGGCGCGCCGCCGCCGAGGATGACGAGGTTCTCCGCGTTGCGGCGCATCCGGGTGGCGAGGTGGTCGACCTTGAACAGGTCGTCCAGCGCCTCCGGCTCGGCGGCCTTGCGTTCCATCACGTCCAGCTGGCTGAGCTGGCGGTGCAGCAGGGTCTGGCTGCGCCGGGCGATGTTGAGGAACATCGTCGCGGCGCCGGTGCGCAGCTCGGCCTGGCCGGACGCCGCCTGCACCGCGGTGCGGCCGACCTCGTTGAACGCGTCCGCGACCTGGCCGATCTCGTCGGAGCCGGTGGCCAGCTTCGGTACCTCGGCGGCGACGTCGACGCTCTGCCCGTCGGACAACCGTTGAACCACCGCCGGCAGCCGTACCCAGGCGAGGTCGCGGGCCGAGTCGCGCAGCGTGCGCAGCTGGCGGATCAGCGACCGGGTCAGCCGCCGCGCCACCAGTACCGAGATGACGATCGCGATCAGGCCGAGCAGCCCGGCCAACCCGAGCCGCAGGAAGATCACGTACGACGGGGCCTTCGCGTGCTGGCCGATCAGGTCGTACAGGTGCTGCTCGAACCGGTACTGCGCGGCCAGACCGCGCGCGTTCGCCTGCTGCCACTGCACCGCGTTGACCGGCACCGCGCCGTTTGGCCCGCCCTTGTTCACCGCGGACTTCTCCATCGCGGCCAGCTCGGTGAACGGCACCTTCGCCATCAGCGCCTGGTACTCGCGCCGATCGGCGGCGGGCAGCGCGGCCGCGGCCACCTCGTACTGGTCCTGCTCGACCCCGACCGCCTGCACGTACAGCCGGTAGGTCTCGGCGCTGAAGTGCCCCTTGGCCAGCGCGAACGCGAGCACCGCGTCGGTACGGGAGCGCATCTCCCGGGCCCGCGACAGCATCGCCACCGCCCGCCCCTCGGCGCCGGTCTCGTCGTCCGGGAACGTGGTGACCTGCGTGTACAGCGGGTCGACGCCGTCGAGCAGCCGGGCGGTACCGGTCATCAGGTCGGCCGGCGAGAGCGACCGGTGATCCACCTTGCTGCGCAGGTCGGTCAGCCCGGACAGGTCGGACAGCTCGGCCCGGGCGAGCGTGAGCATCCGGTCGGTGGCGACGCTGCGGACCGAGTCGGACGACAGCCTGGACCGGTACGCGGCGATCCGGCGGTCCGCGGTGCGTCGCGCGGCGGCGAGCTGCTTCTGGTGCGTCGAGTTCGGGCTGGCCAGGTAGACCATCCCGGCCCGGCGCTCGCCCTGGACCGCCATCACCACGTTGTCGACCGGCACGGACAGCTCGTTCAGCAGCCGGCTCTGGTTGTACAGCCGGAACCCGTCACCGAGGGTCAGGTAGTTGGCGAAGCCCCAGAACAGAACCAGGCACACGATGGGCACCGCCACCAGCGCCACGAGTCGGGACCGAATCGACCAGGTGCGAACGCTCATCGACGGGGTGCCTCATCACTGTCTGCAATCTCGGTGGCGACCTGCCCGTGTGGCGACGCGCACCGCTGTTGACCTGCCGGACATTGCGGTCCGCACCGGTCCTGACAGGCCGGTGCTGTTGCGGTCGCCACCCGGCGGGCAAACACGCACATCGGAGACCATAACAGCCCAGCACGCCGCGGCGGAGTCACGACCCCTGACCGACCGACCCGATCGTCGCGCCGCAGTCGCCGCTGCAATCGCACACTGTGTCCGGGTGCCCACGGCCTGCCTCGATCCGGACGGATGCTCACCGTGCGTTGCCATGGTCTGCGCCGTGCGTTGCCAGCTGGTCGTTGTCATCCGGCCGGCCGCCCGGCCCCACATGTGACCGCCGTGTGCGCGGGATGTGCGCGGTCCCCGGCAGGCTCGCCGTACCTGCAGAAAGGGGTGTGGCATGCACGACGTGGTGATCGTGGGCGGCGGGCCGGTCGGCCTGTTCCTCGCCGGAGAGCTCGGCCTCGCCGGCTGCTCGGTACTGGTGCTCGAACGCGAGACGGAGCCGCATCCGGAGGCTCGCCGGCTCCCGCTCGGGCTGCGTGGGCTGTCGGCCGGTTCGGTCGAGGCGTTCCACCGGCGCGGTCTGCTGCCCTCGCTGCTGGCCGCGTCCGGCGCGCCCGGGGTGCCCGAGGCGGACGAGCCGGCACCGCCGCGGTCGGTGGGGCACTTCGCCGGTACCGCTCTCGATCCGGGTCGGGTCGAGCTCGACCGGCTGCCGTACCGGCTGCCCAGCCCGGCCGCCGACGGCATCATGACCAGCCTCGACGCGGTCGAGACCGTACTGGCCGAGCACGCCACCGCGGTCGGTGCCGAGATCTGCCGCGGCATCGAGGTCACCGAGGCTCGGCAGGACACCGGCATGGTGACGGTACGGGCCGGCGACCGCGAATGGTCCGCCCGCTGGCTGGTCGGTTGCGACGGCGGCCGCAGTACCGTGCGCCGGCTCGCCGGCTTCGACTTCGTCGGCACCGAGCCGCAGCTCACCGGCTACGCCTCGGTGGCGACGCTCGCCGACCCCGGCGCGCTGGCACCGGGTTTCCACCTCACCCCGGCCGGCATGTACCTCACCATGACCGGCCCCGGCCATCTCGGCGTGCTGGACTTCGACGGCGGCGCGTACGACCGGTCCCGGCCGGTGACCCGGGAGCACCTGCAGGCGGTGCTGCGGCGGGTCTCCGGCACCGACGTCACGCTCAGCGAGCTGCATCTCGCGTCCAGCTTCACCGACCGGGCGAGGCAGACCGGCACGTACCGGCGCGGCCGGATCCTGCTCGCCGGCGACGCCGCCCACGTCCACTCGCCGCTCGGCGGGCAGGGACTCAACCTCGGCCTCGGCGACGCGATGAACCTCGGTTGGAAGCTCGCGGCCACCGCGCGCGGCTGCGCGCCGGACGGGCTGCTCGACAGCTACACCGCCGAACGCCAGCCGGTGGGCGCGCAGGTACTGGAGTGGTCCCGGGCGCAGGTGGCGGTGATGCGGCCGGACCCGCACTCCCGGGCCGCTCTGGCCCTGCTGCGCGATCTGCTGGCGACCCGGGACGGCACCACCTACGCCTTCCAGCGCACCTCGGGTACGTCGCTGCGGTACGACCTCGGCGACACGTCTCCGCTGGTCGGACACGATGCGCCGGACTTCCGGCTCGCCGACGGCACCCGGCTCGGCGAGCTGCTGCGCGACGGCCGCGGCGTCGCCCTCGACTTCAGCACGGACGGCCGCCTACGCGCGGTGGCGCGGCAGCACACCGACCGGATCCGGTACGCCGGCGGCCCGGCCCACGACGACCTCGGCCTCGCCGCCGTACTCGTCCGGCCGGACGGCATCGTCGCCTGGGCCGCCGACCGAGCCCCGGACCCGGACTCGTTCGTGCGCGCCGCCGCCCGCTGGTTCACCACCGGCTCCGACAAGGCGACGGCGGCGGACCGATGACCCGCCGACCGACGTTGCCCCGCGGGGCAACGTCCACGCCGAAGACCGGCGACGCGCCAAGCAAAGCAGGGCCGATGACCGGCACGACCGATGACCGGCACGACCGATGACCGGCACGACCGATGAGCGGCACGACGATGAGCGGCATGAGCGATGAGCGGCACGACCGATGAGAGGCAGGGCTGATGGGCGGCACTGAGATGGACCGGCGCTGGGTCGCCGCCTGGGGCACGGCGCAGCAGCTCGCGCCGGCGCTGGACGTCGGCAGCGGGCCGCAGATGCCGGACGAGCCGGCCGCCGAACCCACCGCGCCGGCCGAGCTCGGCGCACAGACCGTACGGATGGTGGCACGACCGACCGTCGGTGGTACCGCCGTCCGTGTCGCCCTCGCGAACTCCTTCGGCCACCCACCGGTACGCATCGGTGCCGCGTACCTCGCCGGTCCGGGCGGCACGGTGCCGCTCGCCTTCGGCGGCCGGTCCGCGGTGATCCTGCCGACCGGCGCGCAACTGCACAGCGACCCCGTGGAGTACGAGGTGTCCGCGCAGACCGATCTGGTCGTCTCGCGTACCTGGCGGACGAGAAGGTGCCGACGACGGCCCACCAGACCGGCCTGCGTACCGCCTGGCTCGCACCGGGCGACCAGGCGGCCGAACCGACGCTGACCGACGCCACCGCGTCCTCCTCGTACCTGTGGCTCACCGGCGTCGACGTGCTCGCGCCGGACACCGCCGCGGTCATCGTCGCGCTCGGCGACTCGCTGGTGGACGGCATGGAGACCACGCCCGGTGCTGACGCGCCCTGGCCGTCGGCGCTGGCCCGCCGGCTGGCCGCGGACCCCGTGCTGGCGCCGCGCGCGGTGGTGAACATGGGCATCGCCGGCAACCGGGTACTGCGCGAGTCCCACGGCATGGGCGCCAGCGCGCTCGCCCGCTTCGACCGCGACGTACTGGCCAGGCCGGGGGTGCGTTGGGTCGTCCTCCTGGCAGGCATCAACGACCTGTTCTTCGGTCTGCTGCCGGGCACGCCGGA
This genomic interval carries:
- the rsmI gene encoding 16S rRNA (cytidine(1402)-2'-O)-methyltransferase; the encoded protein is MHTRRDGTGLLVLAGAPLGNVADASERLRAALADADLVAAEDTRRVRRLAAELGITLPRVVSYFEGNEARRTPELLAELTGGTHLTLITDAGMPSVSDPGYRLVRAAIEADVPVTAVPGPSAVTTALAVSGLPSDRFCFEGFPPRKTTERRSRFAELAAERRTLVFFESPHRIADTLTDLAAAFGPDRPGALCRELTKTYEQVRRGGLGELSAGAADDPPRGEITLVVAGAPAAEPVVRDAAELAALVAERQATGMSRRDAVDAVAAEFGLPRREVYAAALGAR
- a CDS encoding dolichyl-phosphate-mannose--protein mannosyltransferase → MTELTVESAPDQAATADGPGGVGADVRRRLHPPMPSDRLVSWLVTAGIAAIAATLRLIGLGFPKTKIFDEIYYATDAHHLVLHGVEWDDKTNSGSFIAHPPLGKWIIGLGEQIFGYNAIGWRITSVVAGVIAVVLVIRLGRRMFRSTLLGAVAGLLMTLDGMAFVSSRVGLLDIFLMLFVLAGFACAVMDREQSRRRWLAFLDGGGDPEHGRPRHGIPWWRLSGAALLGCGMAVKWSALWYIVLFVVLIYVWEAHTRRSAGMRHPWRDALLDEFGWLLASLAIFTVVYVASWAGWFANDHSWDRHWLRDHDHPEPPLIGSLYNLFQYHRDILAFHTGLTTKHDYQSWPMQWLTLGRPVAYYYNGDGLCAASQCSAEILLLGTPVLWWAFIPTLVAVAWWSIAKRDWRGWFVLLTSAAGILPWVYYEFSDHRTMFYFYALPSEPFLVLAVTMALGMIMGGPRARPERRLGGTLVAGGFVALVALCFLYFYPIYVGETITYSQWYARMWLGNKWI
- the grpE gene encoding nucleotide exchange factor GrpE, whose protein sequence is MPDADETPNALGPLRAELVVIRAQLAALSHLPDRLAELHKSVAREQERAAFREEIIDRLHSENQQLRRSEVEAALEPVRAGLYRLYDYARRESDRWALAGKENPDQHDPQSDASLYAMFAGQVGALFAAFAEETIEVLGRTGVEPFDVAKGERYDMALHRPVDTVPVDDPAWDGLVVETVSSGFVRGEQIARRADVVVAQLTGR
- a CDS encoding Hsp70 family protein, coding for MAVFGIDLGTTYSSVAYLDATGRPTVIRSREGDDSTPSAVYFSTADSVVVGTKAKDTAVLEPDLVVDLIKRELGRHLTLRMHGESFSAEEVSALILRRLVADAAEATGEPVTEAVITVPAYFGLAERAATRRAGELAGLTVIDVLSEPLAAALSYRVGESGGDSAILLYDLGGGTFDTTVVQVSAAGLTEIATGGDTELGGVDFDERLAEYVVEAFCTEHPDVSHPFDSPATVQDIRARVEEGKRRLSDEDEHTIRIMHDGRVTRVSITREKFQQLTADLLDRTIEVTRQVLAAAADRGVDRIDEVLLVGGSSRMPAVAERISTELGHRPRLHDPDLAVARGAAWYAFEETYRRLAASGDDTAAGRMASRSGLSAAAEERVATQVIRRVTARGYALTARPGSALADGAPLVEVVAAHDALPATVSNVLASTAAGSGQLDFTLLEQTAAGQPSQSRYAPDGYRVIGAGAVRIPGDAPAGHTATLTVHLSGSGIPTLSAVDADGAPTQVAMNLVGQGTVPTAAARDRIAAIKVT
- a CDS encoding GTP-binding protein, with the translated sequence MSTVDEIPYAIKILVAGGFGAGKTTMVGSVSEIEPLRTEEVITAESVGIDDLEGVEQKTTTTVAMDFGRITLTDGLVLYLFGTPGQDRFWFMWDELSLGAVGAVVLADTRRLADCFPSVDYFEQRGTPFIVAVNCFDGAKRYRPEDVRVALDLDPQVPVLLCDARRRDSSKGVLISLVEYVLQRYSELENNGVLA
- a CDS encoding DUF742 domain-containing protein, with product MSQHAAPDGAGPLVRPYAMTHGRTRPSSDNFDLIALVVAADGPVSTEGLEPEHRGILNLARQPVSVAEISARADLPVGVVRILLDDLRVRGAVQVRSPMSGAKAPTKRVLRAAINGLRAL
- a CDS encoding roadblock/LC7 domain-containing protein → MTQHAQASNADADWLLDDLVRRVAEIRHAVLLSADGLLIGRSGALDRGDAEHLAAVASGFQSLARGAGRHFGAGEIRQTVIEMDTAFLFVTAAGHGACLAVFAEANSDIGLVAFEMNLLVQRVGNNLGTTVRPARTDEADAPVSR
- a CDS encoding sensor histidine kinase — encoded protein: MSVRTWSIRSRLVALVAVPIVCLVLFWGFANYLTLGDGFRLYNQSRLLNELSVPVDNVVMAVQGERRAGMVYLASPNSTHQKQLAAARRTADRRIAAYRSRLSSDSVRSVATDRMLTLARAELSDLSGLTDLRSKVDHRSLSPADLMTGTARLLDGVDPLYTQVTTFPDDETGAEGRAVAMLSRAREMRSRTDAVLAFALAKGHFSAETYRLYVQAVGVEQDQYEVAAAALPAADRREYQALMAKVPFTELAAMEKSAVNKGGPNGAVPVNAVQWQQANARGLAAQYRFEQHLYDLIGQHAKAPSYVIFLRLGLAGLLGLIAIVISVLVARRLTRSLIRQLRTLRDSARDLAWVRLPAVVQRLSDGQSVDVAAEVPKLATGSDEIGQVADAFNEVGRTAVQAASGQAELRTGAATMFLNIARRSQTLLHRQLSQLDVMERKAAEPEALDDLFKVDHLATRMRRNAENLVILGGGAPGRVWSEPKPLLDVLRSAASEVEQYERVHVLPFPTTLLAGSVISDVVHLVAELIDNATAFSPPHTRVNVTGQPVPKGFAVEIEDRGLGMSTADIDSVNEWLAHPPSFDVLALNDDARLGMFVVARLAARHDIHVQLRPSPYGGTTAIVLLPGELVERAEDEPPAEPRERPAGKRPAAPVLVAAGTRRGADRSESGTSSGLPRLAALGAARGAHAEPDPSVPVPRPSPTRRRPSPTAERHSTTAAPGPDLSAATSEPDPSAAVSEPGSSAATSSAPTGPSAAVAESGSSAIATESSGARAESGSLPIATEDWAARAESGSSAIATESAAEPAESGPSAAVAESGPVFDDWPTLPEPGPAPAAIQSVPAPVVEEPVSDPAAPSSTPVEPFDSTSAGRPDQARPAEFGSAAESIRAADPEPSGAAVPAVEPIPSDVDDEHTHLGLPRRVRQASLAPDCVPKRRYRSRPWTRHRRPGARRRRSGR